One part of the Candidatus Binatia bacterium genome encodes these proteins:
- a CDS encoding diacylglycerol kinase: MPYKVIQWATGNVGKHALRALIEHPDYELVGLWVHSPDKVGKDAGELAGLGKIGVVATNDVDEIIKMKADCVSYMANADLRPADAIDDMARCLRSGKNVVSTSVPFLTYPKTAPRVLVEPLEQACKAGGTSCFTSAIDPGFANDLIPLVLMGVCERVESVRILEILNYSTYYNATTLFDIMGFGQPLDQTPLLLQRGNLKFAWGCVVDMMADALDVQLDEVREVYERVPAEKTFEVALGTVKAGTAAGLRFEVQGIVKGRPKIVVEHVTRMHDEVAPHWPQGTGSGSYRVIIEGSPSLNCDFHLRGADGDHNTGGLCASGMRVLNAIPAVCAAKPGLLSTLDLPIFTARHVMR; the protein is encoded by the coding sequence ATGCCGTACAAAGTCATCCAGTGGGCAACGGGCAACGTCGGTAAGCACGCCCTGCGGGCTTTGATCGAGCATCCCGACTACGAGCTGGTTGGGCTGTGGGTCCACAGTCCGGACAAGGTGGGCAAAGATGCCGGCGAACTTGCCGGCCTGGGAAAGATCGGCGTCGTCGCCACCAACGATGTCGACGAGATCATCAAGATGAAGGCCGACTGCGTCTCGTACATGGCCAACGCCGACCTGCGGCCGGCCGACGCGATCGACGACATGGCGCGCTGCCTGCGGTCGGGGAAAAACGTGGTGTCGACGTCGGTCCCCTTCCTCACCTATCCGAAGACGGCGCCGCGCGTGCTGGTCGAACCGTTGGAGCAGGCCTGCAAGGCCGGCGGCACGTCGTGCTTCACTTCCGCCATCGATCCGGGGTTCGCCAACGATCTCATCCCGCTCGTTCTCATGGGCGTCTGCGAGCGTGTCGAGTCGGTCCGCATCCTGGAGATCCTGAACTACTCCACCTACTACAACGCCACGACGCTCTTCGACATCATGGGCTTCGGGCAGCCACTCGATCAGACGCCGCTGCTGTTGCAGCGCGGCAACCTCAAATTCGCCTGGGGCTGCGTGGTGGATATGATGGCCGACGCGCTCGATGTGCAGCTCGATGAGGTGCGTGAAGTCTATGAGCGTGTGCCCGCCGAGAAGACGTTCGAGGTCGCGCTCGGCACCGTCAAAGCCGGCACCGCCGCCGGTCTGCGCTTCGAAGTGCAGGGCATCGTGAAAGGCCGTCCGAAAATCGTCGTCGAGCACGTCACGCGCATGCACGACGAGGTGGCGCCGCACTGGCCGCAGGGCACCGGGAGCGGTTCGTACCGCGTCATCATCGAGGGCTCGCCGTCCCTGAACTGTGATTTTCACCTCAGGGGTGCTGATGGCGACCACAACACCGGTGGCCTGTGTGCCAGCGGCATGCGCGTGCTGAACGCCATTCCCGCCGTTTGCGCCGCGAAGCCTGGACTGCTGTCGACACTCGATTTGCCGATCTTCACGGCGCGGCACGTCATGCGCTGA